The Oncorhynchus tshawytscha isolate Ot180627B linkage group LG08, Otsh_v2.0, whole genome shotgun sequence genome window below encodes:
- the LOC112256775 gene encoding gap junction delta-2 protein, translating into MGEWTILERLLEAAVQQHSTMIGRILLTVVVIFRILIVAIVGETVYDDEQTMFVCNTLQPGCNQACYDKAFPISHIRFWVFQIIMVCTPSLCFITYSVHQSAKQKERRYSTVFLSLDKDQDSMKRDDSKKIKNTIVNGVLQNTENSTKEAEPDCLEVKEIPNSAMRTTGKSKKSRQEGISRFYIIQVVFRNALEIGFLVGQYFLYGFNVPSVYECDRYPCIKDVECYVSRPTEKTVFLVFMFAVSGFCVLLNLAELNHLGWKKIKTAVRGVQARRKSIYEIRNKDLPRMSVPNFGRTQSSDSAYV; encoded by the exons ATGGGGGAATGGACCATACTAGAGAGGCTTCTGGAGGCTGCTGTCCAGCAGCACTCTACTATGATAGGAAG gaTCCTACTAACTGTGGTGGTGATCTTCCGGATTCTAATCGTAGCAATAGTTGGAGAGACGGTCTATGATGATGAGCAAACCATGTTTGTTTGTAATACCTTACAACCTGGCTGCAACCAGGCTTGCTACGACAAGGCATTCCCAATTTCACACATTCGATTTTGGGTTTTCCAGATCATAATGGTTTGCACCCCGAGTCTTTGTTTTATCACATACTCGGTGCATCAGTCAGCGAAACAGAAGGAGCGACGGTACTCCACTGTCTTTCTGTCCCTGGATAAGGATCAAGATTCAATGAAACGAGACGACAGCAAAAAGATTAAAAACACCATTGTGAATGGAGTACTTCAGAACACAGAGAACTCCACCAAAGAAGCCGAACCCGACTGTTTGGAAGTCAAAGAGATCCCAAATTCAGCCATGAGAACTACTGGGAAGTCTAAAAAGAGTCGGCAAGAGGGTATCTCGAGATTTTACATAATTCAAGTGGTTTTCAGAAACGCGCTGGAAATAGGGTTTTTAGTGGGTCAATATTTCTTGTATGGATTCAACGTCCCGTCGGTGTACGAATGTGATCGATATCCATGCATAAAAGATGTCGAGTGCTATGTTTCCAGACCAACAGAGAAGACCGTGTTTCTAGTCTTCATGTTCGCGGTCAGTGGCTTTTGTGTGTTGCTGAATCTGGCAGAACTCAATCATTTGGGGTGGAAGAAAATCAAAACGGCGGTGCGAGGAGTGCAGGCGAGGCGGAAGTCCATTTATGAAATCAGAAATAAGGACTTGCCCCGAATGAGTGTGCCTAATTTCGGCCGTACTCAATCCAGTGACTCTGCTTATGTGTAG